The Cellulomonas sp. S1-8 genome has a window encoding:
- a CDS encoding PepSY-associated TM helix domain-containing protein — protein MTTTRTPARPDAGPPDDAARTSLWSALHPLLLRLHFYAGVLVGPFLLVAATTGLLYTTTPQLETVVHAQELVVDEVGTRPRALDEQLAAAREAHPEGRVTEIRPAATPDGTTRVVLAVDDVPEGRGRTVFVDPYTLEVRGALTTAGEWLPVRWYLDDLHRNLLLGEPGRVYSEIAASWLWVVVLAGVAMWVARSARRGRLRRLVVPETAARGRRRLLSWHGVVGLVVAVGLLGLSATGLTWSARAGANIGELRESLGWITAAVDTTIDEPTGGGGGHVHGAGEGAAADVPLSGVGSVHAVAQADGLRDPVRIVPPAGDGQAWTVAETTRSWPTQADTIAVDGATGEVVDRVDFADQHLAAKLTRWGIDAHMGLLFGVVNQLVLAALAIGLITLVVLGYRMWWARRPTRSPGFGPGPWLPPGGLRRAPRVLAVLVVGVAAVVGWFVPLLGVPLLGFLLVDVLLAVRARRRREVSRA, from the coding sequence ATGACCACGACCCGCACCCCGGCACGCCCGGACGCCGGACCCCCTGACGACGCCGCACGGACCTCTCTGTGGTCCGCGCTGCACCCCCTGCTGCTGCGCCTGCACTTCTACGCCGGCGTCCTCGTCGGCCCGTTCCTGCTGGTCGCCGCCACGACGGGCCTGCTCTACACCACCACCCCGCAGCTCGAGACGGTCGTGCACGCCCAGGAGCTGGTCGTCGACGAGGTCGGCACACGCCCGCGCGCGCTCGACGAGCAGCTCGCCGCGGCGCGCGAGGCCCACCCCGAGGGGCGGGTCACCGAGATCCGTCCCGCCGCGACCCCCGACGGCACCACACGCGTCGTCCTCGCCGTCGACGACGTCCCCGAGGGCAGGGGCCGCACCGTGTTCGTCGACCCGTACACGCTCGAGGTGCGCGGCGCGCTCACCACGGCCGGCGAGTGGCTGCCCGTGCGCTGGTACCTCGACGACCTGCACCGCAACCTGCTGCTCGGCGAGCCCGGCCGGGTGTACTCCGAGATCGCGGCGTCGTGGCTGTGGGTCGTCGTGCTCGCGGGCGTCGCGATGTGGGTCGCACGCAGCGCCCGGCGCGGCCGGCTGCGCCGGCTCGTCGTCCCCGAGACCGCGGCCCGCGGACGGCGCCGGCTGCTCTCGTGGCACGGCGTCGTCGGCCTGGTCGTCGCGGTCGGTCTGCTGGGGCTGTCGGCCACGGGGCTGACATGGTCGGCGCGGGCGGGCGCGAACATCGGCGAGCTCCGCGAGTCCCTGGGCTGGATCACGGCCGCCGTCGACACCACGATCGACGAGCCCACCGGCGGTGGTGGTGGGCACGTCCACGGCGCAGGTGAGGGTGCGGCCGCCGACGTCCCGCTGAGCGGCGTCGGCAGCGTGCACGCCGTCGCCCAGGCCGACGGGCTGCGTGACCCGGTGCGGATCGTCCCGCCCGCCGGTGACGGGCAGGCCTGGACCGTCGCCGAGACGACGCGGTCGTGGCCGACCCAGGCGGACACCATCGCCGTCGACGGCGCGACCGGTGAGGTCGTCGACCGCGTCGACTTCGCCGACCAGCACCTCGCCGCCAAGCTGACCCGCTGGGGCATCGACGCGCACATGGGCCTGCTCTTCGGCGTCGTCAACCAGCTCGTGCTCGCCGCGCTCGCGATCGGCCTGATCACGCTCGTCGTGCTCGGGTACCGCATGTGGTGGGCGCGCCGCCCGACGCGGTCACCCGGCTTCGGACCCGGACCGTGGCTGCCGCCCGGCGGGCTGCGTCGGGCGCCCCGCGTGCTCGCGGTCCTCGTGGTCGGCGTCGCCGCCGTCGTCGGCTGGTTCGTCCCCCTGCTCGGCGTGCCGCTGCTCGGCTTCCTGCTGGTCGACGTGCTGCTGGCCGTCCGCGCGCGTCGCCGCCGCGAGGTCTCCCGTGCCTGA
- a CDS encoding alpha/beta fold hydrolase — protein sequence MTGFRVREHRLEVPVDWADPHRFGSIEVFAREVVDPARDGEDLPLLLFLQGGPGGMSPRPTPGGGWWATALRTHRVVLLDQRGTGRSSRVEGADVAAFDDAVTAAGYLACFRADAIVEDAEHLRRTVYGGRRWTTLGQSYGGFLTLTYLSRHPGALDACWITGGLPPVGATAEDVYAATYPRQLARNRALRRAFPDDVALLGCLADRVAARDVVLATGDVLTVERLQALGMDLGMSTGVAGLHWLLDTALDRDGEPAPGFLAQVAARTGFDANPLYLVLQEVIYHSGHRAPGWAAAAEHARHPAFAAAARPLHLTGEAVFPWMFAQVAALRPFAAAADALATRTEWPELYDVDRLAANEVPVAAVQYYDDPYVDLDLALATASALGNAQVWVTNEYLHDGLRVAGDAILPRLQDLTAGRWSVTSR from the coding sequence ATGACGGGGTTCCGGGTGCGCGAGCACCGGCTCGAGGTGCCGGTGGACTGGGCCGACCCGCACCGGTTCGGGTCGATCGAGGTGTTCGCGCGGGAGGTCGTCGATCCCGCCCGGGACGGTGAGGACCTGCCGCTGCTGCTGTTCCTGCAGGGCGGGCCGGGCGGGATGAGCCCGCGGCCGACACCCGGCGGGGGCTGGTGGGCCACCGCGCTGCGCACGCACCGCGTCGTCCTGCTCGACCAGCGCGGCACGGGCCGGTCGTCGCGCGTCGAGGGCGCCGACGTCGCGGCGTTCGACGACGCGGTCACGGCCGCCGGCTACCTGGCGTGCTTCCGGGCCGACGCGATCGTCGAGGACGCCGAGCACCTGCGCCGCACGGTGTACGGCGGTCGCCGGTGGACGACGCTCGGGCAGTCGTACGGCGGGTTCCTCACGCTCACGTACCTGTCCCGGCACCCCGGTGCGCTCGATGCGTGCTGGATCACCGGTGGCCTGCCGCCGGTCGGCGCGACGGCCGAGGACGTGTACGCGGCGACGTACCCCCGCCAGCTCGCGCGCAACCGCGCGCTGCGGCGCGCGTTCCCGGACGACGTCGCGCTGCTGGGCTGTCTGGCCGACCGGGTCGCCGCGCGTGACGTCGTGCTGGCGACGGGCGACGTCCTGACGGTGGAGCGCCTGCAGGCCCTCGGCATGGACCTCGGCATGAGCACCGGCGTCGCCGGGCTGCACTGGCTGCTGGACACCGCGCTGGACCGCGACGGGGAGCCCGCGCCCGGGTTCCTGGCGCAGGTCGCGGCGCGCACGGGCTTCGACGCCAACCCGCTGTACCTGGTGCTGCAGGAGGTCATCTACCACTCCGGTCACCGCGCCCCGGGGTGGGCCGCGGCCGCCGAGCACGCGCGCCACCCCGCGTTCGCCGCCGCCGCACGCCCCCTGCACCTGACGGGGGAGGCCGTGTTCCCGTGGATGTTCGCGCAGGTCGCGGCGTTGCGGCCGTTCGCGGCAGCGGCCGATGCCCTCGCGACGCGCACCGAGTGGCCGGAGCTCTACGACGTCGACCGCCTCGCCGCGAACGAGGTCCCGGTCGCGGCCGTGCAGTACTACGACGACCCGTACGTCGACCTGGACCTGGCGCTGGCGACCGCGTCGGCGCTCGGCAACGCGCAGGTGTGGGTCACCAACGAGTACCTGCACGACGGGCTGCGCGTCGCCGGCGACGCGATCCTGCCGCGCCTGCAGGACCTGACCGCGGGTCGCTGGTCGGTCACCTCCCGCTGA
- a CDS encoding OmpA family protein, with protein sequence MRAARPSRPVRCALTTGLCAAVALLAACTGGDPSPGPDGTPTPTVDPGPQPEGVVATAVIPEGGVDHEVRVHPLVRAGEHVVLTLDIVPVEEMEETIHILGFGVTSFIADGSDPVNVRLFDLAGDVVHHVGADAEGEPVVAPDDWDRITGERGTRLQMPFAAPAADVESLALLVPGAPLFADVPIVDGDLPAAAHPDDVAALATAAASAAAAASASPSATPEVEEVEPPEELDLDAVVTAPTFPLESTSAELAGAVRTIESTEKVEVTLGSDVLFAFDSADLTPAAAEAVALVAQRLAEREAGTVEVVGHTDDQADDAYNRDLSARRAQAVADALAAQVDGSGHRMKVEGRGEAEPIADNGTEEGKAVNRRVTVSLTSTVITRTDVTTTGELPPFGAYVGTAGTPLRVENFARAWDVDATARRVHGHVVVDLTVHGADDEDGLGWAVSFLRGFSSHRPGETVTPHDLTARGTVLQGASRLFPLDYRVGVNETWPDGEWFTASDLDAGAWIDGGQTRTYTFVYPRLDVESVVFQAGTGVAFDDDFRLLDVPVAADGAATPTPDPTD encoded by the coding sequence GTGCGCGCTGCCCGCCCGTCCCGCCCCGTCCGGTGCGCGCTCACGACCGGCCTGTGCGCGGCGGTCGCGCTGCTCGCGGCCTGCACCGGCGGCGACCCGTCGCCCGGTCCCGACGGCACACCGACCCCGACCGTCGACCCCGGCCCGCAGCCGGAGGGCGTCGTCGCGACGGCCGTGATCCCGGAGGGCGGGGTCGACCACGAGGTGCGCGTGCACCCGCTGGTGCGGGCCGGGGAGCACGTGGTCCTCACGCTGGACATCGTGCCCGTCGAGGAGATGGAGGAGACGATCCACATCCTCGGCTTCGGTGTGACGTCCTTCATCGCGGACGGCTCGGACCCGGTCAACGTCCGGCTGTTCGACCTTGCCGGCGACGTCGTCCACCACGTCGGAGCCGACGCGGAGGGCGAACCGGTCGTGGCCCCGGACGACTGGGACCGGATCACGGGCGAGCGTGGCACCCGCCTGCAGATGCCGTTCGCCGCACCCGCCGCGGACGTCGAGTCGCTGGCGCTGCTCGTGCCGGGAGCCCCGCTGTTCGCCGACGTGCCGATCGTCGACGGCGACCTGCCCGCGGCCGCGCACCCGGACGACGTGGCCGCGCTGGCGACCGCTGCGGCGAGCGCCGCCGCGGCCGCGTCGGCGAGCCCGTCCGCGACGCCCGAGGTCGAGGAGGTCGAGCCGCCCGAGGAGCTCGACCTCGATGCGGTCGTCACCGCGCCGACGTTCCCGCTCGAGTCGACGAGCGCCGAGCTCGCGGGCGCGGTGCGGACCATCGAGTCGACGGAGAAGGTCGAGGTCACGCTCGGGTCCGACGTGCTGTTCGCGTTCGACTCCGCCGACCTGACGCCCGCGGCCGCCGAGGCGGTGGCGCTCGTCGCGCAGCGCCTCGCGGAGCGGGAGGCGGGCACCGTCGAGGTCGTCGGGCACACGGACGACCAGGCCGACGACGCGTACAACCGCGACCTGTCGGCGCGGCGCGCGCAGGCGGTCGCGGACGCGCTCGCGGCGCAGGTCGACGGCTCCGGGCACCGGATGAAGGTCGAGGGGCGCGGCGAGGCGGAGCCGATCGCCGACAACGGGACCGAGGAGGGCAAGGCGGTCAACCGCCGGGTCACGGTGTCGCTGACGTCGACCGTCATCACGCGGACCGACGTGACGACGACGGGCGAGCTGCCGCCGTTCGGCGCCTACGTGGGCACCGCGGGGACGCCCCTGCGGGTGGAGAACTTCGCGCGTGCGTGGGACGTCGACGCGACGGCCCGTCGTGTCCACGGGCACGTGGTCGTGGACCTGACCGTGCACGGCGCGGACGACGAGGACGGCCTCGGCTGGGCCGTCAGCTTCCTGCGCGGGTTCTCGAGCCACCGCCCGGGGGAGACGGTCACCCCGCACGACCTCACGGCCCGCGGCACGGTGCTGCAGGGGGCGTCCCGCCTGTTCCCCCTGGACTACCGCGTCGGCGTGAACGAGACGTGGCCCGACGGCGAGTGGTTCACGGCCTCCGACCTCGACGCCGGGGCGTGGATCGACGGCGGCCAGACGCGGACCTACACGTTCGTGTACCCGCGGCTCGACGTGGAGTCGGTGGTCTTCCAGGCCGGCACCGGCGTCGCGTTCGACGACGACTTCCGTCTCCTCGACGTGCCGGTCGCGGCCGACGGCGCGGCGACACCCACCCCCGACCCGACCGACTGA
- a CDS encoding OmpA family protein, which produces MRTLRPATLIAATLTLTLVACTGGDPAPGPDRTTTPTVTPGPQPEDVVATAAIPSDGMEIEVGVHPVVRVGDLAVLTLDLTAQDPIPEIGWVHVEGFGTQGITHHVTRHEPSNVRLVDLERDVVLHVATDAAGDPVVAPERWGTLDEPEGGRLQIAYAAPDPRATEVAVFLPGAPMVAAVPVIDGDVPSSVRPATASSSATATSDVDVLDLDAVADAPVFSLESSSAELEGAVQTVESTEKVDIALGSDVLFEFDQAVLTPAADAALRLVAQRLTEREPGTVGVVGHTDDQGDDAYNADLSLARAQTVADALGALVDTASYPMTVDGRGEAEPFVPNDSEENRALNRRVTVTLTSTVVTRTDLTTTGELPPFGEDGQVGPAGTPLRIEGGRRVWEVDATARRVHGHVVVDVTVHGADDEENGMGDTIGSLDGGPRGRGAGTSSPDASARGVLLHGATRLFPLDYRTGESEQHPGGEWFPLTDLASGGRIDGGQTRTYTFVFPSLDVDSVTFQAGDGDMSTRDFRLVDLPVTPGGA; this is translated from the coding sequence GTGCGGACCCTGCGCCCGGCGACCCTGATCGCCGCGACACTGACCCTGACGCTCGTGGCCTGCACCGGCGGTGACCCGGCACCAGGCCCGGACCGCACGACCACCCCGACCGTCACCCCCGGCCCGCAGCCGGAGGATGTGGTGGCGACGGCTGCGATCCCCAGCGACGGGATGGAGATCGAGGTGGGGGTGCACCCGGTGGTCCGGGTCGGCGACCTCGCGGTGCTCACGCTCGACCTCACCGCGCAGGACCCGATCCCGGAGATCGGGTGGGTGCACGTCGAGGGCTTCGGCACCCAGGGGATCACGCACCATGTCACGCGGCACGAACCGAGCAACGTCCGGCTCGTGGACCTCGAGCGGGACGTCGTCCTGCACGTCGCCACGGACGCGGCGGGTGACCCCGTCGTCGCACCGGAACGTTGGGGCACGCTCGACGAGCCCGAGGGCGGGCGTCTGCAGATCGCGTACGCCGCCCCGGACCCGCGGGCGACCGAGGTCGCGGTCTTCCTGCCCGGCGCGCCGATGGTTGCGGCCGTGCCCGTGATCGACGGTGACGTGCCGTCGAGCGTGCGTCCGGCGACTGCGTCGTCGAGCGCGACCGCGACGTCCGACGTCGACGTCCTGGACCTCGACGCCGTCGCCGACGCCCCCGTCTTCTCGCTGGAGTCCAGCAGCGCCGAGCTCGAGGGCGCCGTGCAGACGGTGGAGTCGACCGAGAAGGTCGACATCGCCCTCGGGTCCGACGTGCTGTTCGAGTTCGACCAGGCGGTGCTGACCCCGGCGGCGGACGCGGCGCTGCGACTCGTGGCGCAACGGCTCACCGAACGTGAGCCGGGGACGGTGGGCGTCGTCGGGCACACCGACGACCAGGGCGACGACGCGTACAACGCCGACCTGTCCCTGGCGCGGGCGCAGACGGTCGCCGACGCGCTCGGCGCGCTGGTCGACACGGCGTCGTACCCGATGACCGTCGACGGCCGCGGCGAGGCCGAGCCCTTCGTGCCGAACGACTCCGAGGAGAACCGCGCGCTCAACCGCCGCGTCACGGTGACCCTGACCTCGACCGTCGTCACCCGGACCGACCTGACCACGACGGGCGAGCTGCCTCCCTTCGGGGAGGACGGCCAGGTCGGGCCGGCCGGCACCCCGCTGCGGATCGAGGGCGGGCGACGCGTGTGGGAGGTCGACGCGACCGCACGGCGTGTCCACGGGCACGTCGTCGTCGACGTCACGGTCCACGGCGCCGACGACGAGGAGAACGGCATGGGGGACACGATCGGCTCGCTCGACGGCGGTCCGCGCGGGCGGGGCGCCGGCACCTCGTCGCCCGACGCGTCGGCGCGCGGCGTCCTGCTCCACGGCGCTACGCGGCTGTTCCCCCTGGACTACCGCACCGGGGAGTCCGAGCAGCACCCCGGTGGCGAGTGGTTCCCGCTCACCGACCTGGCGTCCGGCGGCCGCATCGACGGCGGCCAGACCCGCACCTACACGTTCGTGTTCCCGTCGCTGGACGTGGACAGCGTGACCTTCCAGGCGGGTGACGGTGACATGTCCACCCGCGACTTCCGGCTCGTCGATCTACCCGTGACCCCGGGCGGCGCGTGA
- a CDS encoding M20/M25/M40 family metallo-hydrolase, whose amino-acid sequence MAARRTAGFAGTLAVLVLGTSALLVPPAAAHGRGGGPGPGPGHAIDAERFARQVTTRGVWKHLEAFQRVADQNDGNRAALTDGYEASAVYVERTLRRAGYTTTRDPFTFGLEVIDAASLTLGTGETFEVDQMLYAPNSAEGGVTAPGSLPGDTTGCTADSWAGVEAVGTIAVISRGVCSFAEKAVAAADAGAVGVVVYNNIEEMLFGTLGAEGVVQVPVAGMSLADGQAVVAAVTAGTPLTLDTRFHPEERESFNVLAETRAGRDDNVVMLGAHLDSVEDGAGLNDNGSGSAVLLEVAVQLGKQKKLNNTVRFAWWGAEELGLIGSTAYVDELATQEGELDRIATYLNFDMVGSPNYIIGVYDADESTYPAPVEVPEGSAQTEAVLTDWFDSTGQPWVDTEFSGRSDYEAFILNGVPASGLFTGADDIKTPEEVALFGGTPDIRHDPNYHTPADDLANVSREAIGIMAPAVAFATASLARDTSAINGVSGPGDQGHHHGPWKPGKGKGHWRGHENGTMEKAA is encoded by the coding sequence GTGGCAGCTCGACGCACCGCCGGCTTCGCCGGCACCCTCGCCGTCCTCGTGCTCGGCACGAGTGCACTGCTCGTCCCACCGGCGGCCGCGCACGGCCGCGGGGGTGGGCCAGGCCCGGGTCCGGGCCATGCCATCGACGCCGAGCGGTTCGCACGGCAGGTCACGACGCGCGGCGTCTGGAAGCACCTCGAGGCGTTCCAGCGGGTCGCCGACCAGAACGACGGCAACCGCGCTGCTCTCACCGACGGGTACGAGGCCAGTGCGGTCTACGTCGAGCGCACGCTCCGGAGGGCGGGCTACACCACGACGCGGGACCCGTTCACGTTCGGTCTCGAGGTGATCGACGCCGCGAGCCTGACGCTCGGGACGGGCGAGACGTTCGAGGTCGACCAGATGCTGTACGCGCCGAACAGCGCCGAGGGCGGTGTGACCGCTCCCGGTTCGCTGCCGGGTGACACGACGGGCTGCACGGCCGACTCGTGGGCGGGCGTGGAGGCGGTCGGCACGATCGCCGTCATCAGCCGCGGGGTCTGCTCGTTCGCGGAGAAGGCCGTCGCGGCGGCGGACGCGGGGGCGGTGGGCGTCGTCGTCTACAACAACATCGAGGAGATGCTCTTCGGGACGCTCGGCGCGGAGGGCGTCGTGCAGGTGCCGGTCGCGGGCATGAGCCTGGCCGACGGGCAGGCCGTCGTGGCGGCCGTGACCGCGGGCACGCCCCTGACCCTCGACACCCGGTTCCACCCCGAGGAGCGCGAGAGCTTCAACGTCCTGGCGGAGACGCGCGCGGGCCGCGACGACAACGTCGTCATGCTGGGGGCACACCTCGACAGCGTCGAGGACGGTGCGGGTCTGAACGACAACGGGTCGGGCTCGGCGGTGCTCCTCGAGGTTGCGGTGCAGCTCGGCAAGCAGAAGAAGCTGAACAACACCGTGCGGTTCGCGTGGTGGGGTGCCGAGGAGCTGGGCCTGATCGGCTCGACGGCGTACGTGGACGAGCTCGCGACGCAGGAGGGTGAGCTCGACCGCATCGCGACGTACCTCAACTTCGACATGGTCGGGTCGCCCAACTACATCATCGGCGTCTACGACGCGGACGAGTCGACGTACCCCGCACCGGTCGAGGTGCCGGAGGGGTCGGCGCAGACGGAGGCGGTCCTGACGGACTGGTTCGACTCGACGGGCCAGCCGTGGGTGGACACCGAGTTCTCCGGGCGCTCGGACTACGAGGCGTTCATCCTCAACGGCGTGCCGGCCTCGGGTCTGTTCACGGGTGCGGACGACATCAAGACGCCCGAGGAGGTCGCGCTGTTCGGCGGCACCCCCGACATCCGTCACGACCCGAACTACCACACCCCCGCCGACGACCTGGCGAACGTGAGCCGCGAGGCGATCGGGATCATGGCTCCGGCGGTGGCGTTCGCGACGGCGAGCCTGGCGCGTGACACCTCGGCGATCAACGGGGTCTCGGGCCCCGGCGACCAGGGTCACCACCACGGTCCGTGGAAGCCCGGCAAGGGCAAGGGCCACTGGCGCGGCCACGAGAACGGCACGATGGAGAAGGCTGCCTGA
- a CDS encoding helix-turn-helix transcriptional regulator — translation MADDERRGPQSGDSVHNRIAVLRAERGVSRRELADALGVHYQTVGYLERGEYSPSLHLALRIAAFFDVPVEVAFSIEPFARIGAPSA, via the coding sequence GTGGCGGACGACGAACGGCGCGGACCCCAGTCGGGCGACTCGGTCCACAACCGGATCGCGGTGCTGCGCGCGGAGCGCGGCGTCAGCCGGCGTGAGCTCGCCGACGCGCTGGGGGTGCACTACCAGACCGTCGGGTACCTCGAGCGCGGCGAGTACAGCCCGTCGCTGCACCTCGCGCTGCGCATCGCCGCGTTCTTCGACGTGCCGGTCGAGGTCGCGTTCTCGATCGAGCCGTTCGCGCGGATCGGCGCTCCGTCGGCATGA
- a CDS encoding ABC transporter permease, which produces MSTPTPRAWAVRTGVRRGVVEFRHMLRNPEDIGWNVVIGIGILVYLVTQRDTAIPGSGGLTLPDVALPGILASLILFGMVMGPAFALSTEIEDGTVLRMRTIPRGTTTYTVGMVVSQVLGALPMLVLLLAPWPFLLGDPMHRGAGGWVAVVGWLLLGTLATLPIGIVGGALAGRPTRVLLFVMAPVVALAFLSGVFGPQTIPPWAAGPVQAFPLYWLAHGLRSTTLPAGAEGLEIGDAWYPGIAALVLLAWAVVGLLAAPAVLRRTHARATASALAARLDALVGR; this is translated from the coding sequence ATGAGCACCCCCACCCCCCGCGCCTGGGCCGTCCGCACGGGAGTGCGCCGCGGCGTCGTCGAGTTCCGCCACATGCTGCGCAACCCCGAGGACATCGGCTGGAACGTCGTCATCGGGATCGGGATCCTCGTGTACCTCGTCACGCAGCGGGACACCGCGATCCCCGGCAGCGGGGGGCTGACGCTCCCCGACGTCGCGCTGCCGGGCATCCTCGCGTCGCTCATCCTGTTCGGCATGGTCATGGGCCCGGCGTTCGCGCTGTCGACGGAGATCGAGGACGGGACCGTGCTGCGGATGCGCACGATCCCGCGGGGCACGACGACGTACACCGTCGGCATGGTCGTCAGCCAGGTGCTCGGTGCGCTGCCGATGCTCGTGCTCCTGCTGGCTCCGTGGCCCTTCCTGCTCGGCGACCCCATGCACCGCGGCGCGGGCGGGTGGGTCGCGGTCGTCGGCTGGCTGCTGCTCGGCACGCTCGCCACGCTGCCGATCGGCATCGTCGGCGGCGCGCTCGCCGGACGGCCCACGCGCGTCCTGCTGTTCGTCATGGCACCCGTGGTCGCGCTCGCCTTCCTCTCCGGCGTCTTCGGCCCGCAGACCATCCCGCCGTGGGCGGCGGGCCCCGTCCAGGCGTTCCCGCTGTACTGGTTGGCGCACGGCCTGCGCTCGACGACGCTGCCCGCGGGGGCCGAGGGCCTGGAGATCGGCGACGCCTGGTACCCGGGGATCGCCGCGCTCGTGCTGCTGGCGTGGGCCGTCGTGGGGCTGCTCGCCGCGCCCGCCGTGCTGCGCCGTACCCACGCGCGTGCGACCGCGAGCGCGCTCGCCGCCCGCCTCGACGCCCTCGTGGGCCGCTGA
- a CDS encoding ABC transporter ATP-binding protein codes for MERIENAAVRVAGLRMAYGDLTVLDGVDFEVAHGEVVALLGPNGAGKTTTVEIVEGFRHRDAGDVEVLGVDPARGDDAWRARIGVVLQSWRDHRRWRVRELLTHLADAYRPYADDRGPRPRDVDELLERVGLTDAARQRTATLSGGQRRRLDVAVGLVGRPDLLILDEPTAGLDPAARREFHELVHEVVDRDGTVVLMTTHDLAEAETVADRILLLAGGRIVADGSPAAVARQVAGPAEVRWNADGARHVHSTHDPVAFTRDLLAGGDVEDLEVVRASLEDAYLEIVRRHEAGAHHPDLEVAR; via the coding sequence ATGGAGCGCATCGAGAACGCCGCCGTCCGCGTTGCCGGCCTGCGCATGGCGTACGGCGACCTCACCGTGCTCGACGGCGTCGACTTCGAGGTCGCGCACGGTGAGGTCGTCGCCCTGCTCGGGCCCAACGGCGCCGGCAAGACGACGACCGTCGAGATCGTCGAGGGCTTCCGGCACCGCGACGCGGGCGACGTCGAGGTCCTCGGCGTCGACCCCGCACGCGGCGACGATGCCTGGCGGGCCCGCATCGGCGTCGTCCTGCAGTCCTGGCGCGACCACCGCCGGTGGCGCGTGCGCGAGCTCCTCACGCACCTCGCCGACGCCTACCGCCCCTACGCCGACGACCGGGGTCCGCGACCCCGGGACGTCGACGAGCTGCTCGAGCGCGTCGGGCTCACCGACGCCGCACGGCAGCGCACGGCCACCCTGTCCGGCGGCCAGCGACGTCGGCTCGACGTCGCCGTCGGGCTCGTCGGACGACCCGACCTGCTGATCCTCGACGAGCCCACCGCCGGCCTCGACCCCGCCGCGCGCCGCGAGTTCCACGAGCTCGTCCACGAGGTCGTGGACCGCGACGGCACCGTCGTGCTCATGACCACCCACGACCTCGCCGAGGCGGAGACCGTCGCCGACCGCATCCTGCTGCTCGCCGGCGGACGCATCGTCGCCGACGGCAGCCCCGCCGCCGTCGCCCGCCAGGTCGCCGGGCCGGCGGAGGTGCGCTGGAACGCCGACGGCGCCCGCCACGTGCACAGCACCCACGACCCCGTCGCCTTCACACGCGACCTGCTCGCCGGCGGCGACGTCGAGGACCTCGAGGTGGTCCGGGCGAGCCTCGAGGACGCCTACCTCGAGATCGTCCGCCGCCACGAGGCCGGCGCGCACCACCCGGACCTGGAGGTCGCACGATGA
- a CDS encoding VOC family protein — protein sequence MTTLTPYLTVHDGSTAIAFYAAAFGAVETGERYEEDGKIGFAALTIDGAPLFLSDEAHEYGAWAPATLGQATASLALTVADVDAAYARAIAAGATVDREPSDQGDERRGWLVDPFGHRWVISSPIG from the coding sequence ATGACCACGCTCACGCCCTACCTGACCGTCCACGACGGCAGCACGGCGATCGCGTTCTACGCGGCCGCGTTCGGCGCGGTCGAGACGGGGGAGCGGTACGAGGAGGACGGGAAGATCGGCTTCGCCGCGCTGACGATCGACGGCGCGCCCCTGTTCCTGTCCGACGAGGCCCACGAGTACGGCGCGTGGGCGCCGGCGACGCTCGGGCAGGCGACGGCGTCGCTCGCGCTGACCGTGGCGGACGTCGACGCGGCGTACGCGCGGGCGATCGCCGCGGGTGCCACGGTCGATCGCGAGCCGAGCGACCAGGGCGACGAGCGGCGCGGGTGGCTCGTCGACCCGTTCGGGCACCGGTGGGTGATCAGCTCGCCGATCGGCTGA
- a CDS encoding VOC family protein, protein MTARISPYLGFSGQARAAMEFYGEVFGAEPTFSTFDEYGMAQDPADAGKIMHSQLELPSGGGTLMASDAPAAQPAPDESSSSVALFGEAADAEALRAVFARLSEGGTPGVPMEVAPWGDEFGMVTDRFGVGWMINVAGAPQD, encoded by the coding sequence ATGACCGCACGCATCAGCCCGTACCTCGGCTTCAGCGGCCAGGCCCGCGCCGCCATGGAGTTCTACGGCGAGGTGTTCGGCGCCGAGCCGACGTTCAGCACGTTCGACGAGTACGGCATGGCGCAAGACCCGGCGGACGCGGGCAAGATCATGCACTCCCAGCTCGAGCTGCCGAGCGGCGGCGGGACCCTCATGGCGTCCGACGCGCCGGCCGCGCAGCCGGCCCCGGACGAGTCGTCGTCGTCCGTCGCGCTGTTCGGCGAGGCCGCGGACGCCGAGGCCCTGCGCGCGGTCTTCGCGCGGCTCTCGGAGGGCGGCACCCCCGGTGTGCCGATGGAGGTCGCGCCGTGGGGCGACGAGTTCGGCATGGTCACCGACAGGTTCGGCGTCGGCTGGATGATCAACGTCGCGGGTGCGCCGCAGGACTGA